The Fibrobacter sp. UWP2 genome has a window encoding:
- a CDS encoding cadherin domain-containing protein — MKGFSFSGAGSSDAQARYWNDLMRYKVFAHQNIEMKSIVRMSDTVGFVGTATGDWIMDNTKHRIGGPILIANDVKFADGSDTLYKGPVRILGNVKNTNPQNYKSNNLRVPQCIKGTTFAGYTDYVDQSRYYAGDNYGSCPPSVPAVGTHLTIPNYSGSSYAQTLGAVEANQSGPKSIVVPEGKTVYDIHVSSIRLVNGGTLYIDMPAGGRITRIFVDNFETFQAGSSIRVRYKQADGSYKVVPNKSYTGNVLFYSPNKIVFDALGQNDTLQGNFLSADEIRIKQHMNLAGQLLAENIYIDAEFSGEFIYVPFNPSKVTAKGMGEMWENKGKQEMSITLSKTTISDVHLNYCFVFDGDNSKNRTNSTEAEANRASVEDLENTTGVPLCGSGSATLSISAGAISPSTKVMLPILFDNVDEYDEYFTFRVLSIDGAVVELPDGTTGLQGDLNVVIHDVPRSPKSKDTTFKAIEDNVFLFEKFPALTSGGAVLESYKVKIEKLPGQGTLTLAGVAVAEGDEISSESLTTLAYSAPQDKFGEAYATFKFRVIDGNGYKSDNAYTATIDVAPVNDAPVARDTTITFGEVSKTRKGVIPVNNIDVDDTEFTFSFDATNANYAKVNSLYTINSSTGVISVKSGKTLNYESTDSVLVIPVIVTDKASTTGGVGKLAGTSVVTIKIIDENENPVINPQTFKVDENSPNGKVVGTVVATDPDRSTVSFGKLTYSIPVNDDSNTSNDVPFAINTNTGVITVSDVTKLDYETSPTFNITVKVVDGGGKSATAVVTIDLNDLNEKPQWDDGKDIYEVFENTANATVIAKIEIVDPDASDKADVNQFIATLADKKTSTADGRLRAQDLFGIAVAKDTSTGKIYTVISVTNQAKLNYEAIDTVFNVTLTLTNHAGATDAKTLTLDRQIKVKDENEKPAVANKTFNIKENPKVGSSVGTVTGTDPDTYNAVYSKLTYSLFDAAGFAGLSSSFKINRNTGAITVADSTQLNFEKYSSIKIGVQVVDGGNLKAAGTVTINISNINEKPEIGCKSGDSNCNGPFKVNENSKTGTPIHEFVVSDVDAGDLESVTASIKDNGSTGADSLFSVTLEGGILTIVVKDSVKLDYEKVNPAHEVVVTVIDAGGLTDTIIRIINVIDVNEEPTVADAEFTIEENLAVGDSVGVVQASDPDVKNSDYGTLYYSLFDDAATTPNASKWFDIDSNGKLTVKDNTHLNYEEDSVIVVKVRVTDKIYSDTATVTVHLSDVNEPPFIDPDDDPDIPPDDKKCVANCDEKPTDPDDPKIPTYEIKENVPTKTVVFAYVVKDVDAGDLAELTPTLKDNKGTGVDSLFDVVIEDLTDTSRRVVVFVRDSAKLNFENVEPSHSVTVIVKDPDGSADSLVCVINVVDVNEKPTVADAEFKIDENLAVGDSVGKVDASDPDVKNAAFGTLYYSLFDDPTTTPGASKWFDIDSNGKVAVKDNKHLNYEEDSVIVVKVRVTDKTYSDTATVTVHLNDVNETPKIIPDDDDDGDDDEKDKCVANCDNGDDEKGTPGSDKNLTVSVNENVPTGTPVIAYYVEDEDAGDVAQLVPSIVDNKKTGVDSLFTVDLQKEGDRYKVVVSVKDSAKLDYEKVERLHDLTIVVEDPDGSRDSVVRRIVVNDVNENPIVNKQEFVILEHTKSDTVLGKLEWDDIDLVEKFRDNVFSVIGGDSAEFAIAEDGTISAKHEFDYEIGWVDDSTWFGFGWEGAKDYTRRDTVFTLIVALTDRRDPTLKDTTEVVVHVHNVFEPPHLTTTELAVPENSKDSTKIGTLEGVDLDGPYTVFSYELADSSDYVYVAPNGDVFVKDSTLFDFENIKSFDIKVRIQDPDGSASVGTVTIKITDVNEAPKLDNTTFEVAEDADKGTVVDTVKAKDPDVNNPEFSKLTYALVGESDVFEVKPDGSIVVIGELDYETTPVYTIQVSVNDGEFTDTADVTIKVTNVVERSYVEITKAESSDTSWVKPDTIYTNKTELEVFWRECANEKRLENCNVQQETSTLKEGKNVIIKTYQDPTTDKPGADTLIVYYSNSAPTVTVSASVDAIKAKNIYSIVEQTDAADTNVYVNETKNEVTVTVKDPVTKTDTTFVIKVDLADTVTVPSNTYSTLSSIAESGVALNLDPESKVVRVPDNGNVVKVHYAEKVNGKSVVVHYVTDNDGEVLKTPVENSKGQVDSIEVITVSYDMTIGGKKVTVSYQADAITGAALYKDAEGNLMTASAAESNSKKVDAGMFSVTYEAESDGTALQVAYVVNEKGNLVKNATGDLGYSVSYTYVNVYGNASTGAVFIVLDQIGPKVEIISPVDGDIVYTNFINVVWTVNGVEQDSLNLQGLDKGANVIVRYYQDKAGNIAADTIFVVMKNAKDVAISIEKPVTILNADSVQKYYADNPPKEGQNFAVSLLNVKTQKEKETLIGGSFENKEGSGEEPYAGLGTHLGPTLGVDVKLPVISAVGGLATLDDLIDDDGLVFLEDVEAGEKMPVAEYVNEYCTEEFADSYDSDFSKNSLYKTVIKVKIWIYTSLGGFVDYFTFKQSLDDPDFVDESGLLKMYFEMKPDKNGDVRTISGRLYSTGAYVYKTEVEINSTLQCTLYPKKPNNDQQKGMKRKSSDELLKPFGYKRPEKR; from the coding sequence GGAACGACCTGATGCGATACAAGGTCTTTGCCCATCAGAACATCGAAATGAAGAGCATTGTTCGCATGTCCGATACGGTGGGGTTCGTGGGTACCGCCACAGGCGACTGGATTATGGACAATACTAAACACCGCATCGGTGGTCCAATCCTCATTGCAAATGACGTTAAGTTTGCGGATGGTTCCGATACCTTATATAAAGGCCCCGTACGTATATTGGGAAACGTCAAAAATACGAACCCTCAGAACTATAAAAGCAATAACCTACGTGTGCCTCAGTGCATTAAGGGAACTACGTTTGCTGGATATACCGATTATGTAGATCAAAGCAGGTATTATGCAGGAGACAACTATGGAAGCTGTCCACCCTCTGTTCCCGCTGTAGGTACGCATTTAACCATTCCGAATTATTCTGGTAGCTCCTATGCGCAAACCCTTGGCGCCGTAGAGGCGAATCAGTCCGGTCCGAAAAGCATTGTCGTTCCCGAAGGAAAAACGGTTTATGATATTCACGTGTCGAGCATTCGCTTGGTGAATGGCGGCACCCTCTATATCGATATGCCTGCGGGAGGACGCATTACCCGTATTTTCGTAGATAACTTTGAGACCTTCCAGGCAGGGTCCTCCATTAGAGTCCGCTATAAGCAGGCGGATGGCTCTTACAAGGTTGTTCCGAACAAAAGCTATACGGGTAACGTATTGTTCTATTCGCCCAATAAAATTGTCTTTGACGCTTTGGGACAAAATGATACCTTGCAGGGCAACTTCCTCTCTGCTGACGAAATCCGCATTAAGCAGCACATGAACTTGGCCGGGCAGTTGCTTGCCGAAAATATTTACATCGACGCCGAATTTTCTGGCGAATTTATTTACGTTCCCTTTAACCCGTCCAAGGTTACCGCCAAGGGTATGGGAGAAATGTGGGAAAACAAGGGCAAACAGGAAATGTCCATCACGTTGTCCAAGACGACAATTTCTGATGTCCACTTGAACTATTGCTTTGTGTTTGATGGCGACAATAGCAAGAACAGGACGAATTCCACTGAAGCCGAAGCAAATCGCGCAAGCGTCGAAGATCTAGAAAATACCACGGGTGTTCCCCTGTGCGGATCGGGCAGCGCAACCCTGTCCATTTCTGCAGGCGCTATTTCTCCGAGCACCAAGGTGATGCTTCCTATTCTCTTTGATAATGTGGACGAATACGATGAATACTTTACCTTCCGTGTATTAAGTATTGATGGCGCTGTGGTTGAGCTTCCCGATGGGACGACCGGACTTCAGGGTGACTTGAATGTGGTTATCCACGATGTTCCCAGGTCTCCGAAGAGTAAAGATACCACATTCAAAGCGATTGAAGACAATGTATTCTTGTTTGAAAAGTTCCCGGCTCTTACTAGCGGCGGTGCGGTTTTGGAAAGCTACAAGGTTAAAATCGAAAAATTGCCTGGCCAGGGGACTTTGACGCTTGCTGGCGTTGCCGTTGCTGAGGGTGATGAAATATCTTCGGAATCATTGACGACCCTTGCTTATAGCGCACCTCAAGATAAATTTGGCGAAGCGTATGCCACGTTCAAGTTCCGCGTCATTGACGGGAATGGGTATAAGTCCGATAACGCTTACACGGCGACAATCGACGTGGCTCCCGTGAACGACGCCCCGGTTGCAAGGGATACCACGATTACCTTTGGTGAAGTCAGCAAAACTCGTAAAGGCGTAATTCCGGTAAACAACATCGATGTCGATGACACGGAATTTACCTTTTCGTTTGATGCCACGAATGCTAACTATGCCAAGGTGAACAGCCTGTATACAATCAACAGTTCTACGGGTGTGATTTCGGTAAAGAGCGGTAAGACGCTGAACTACGAATCGACCGATAGCGTTCTTGTGATTCCTGTGATTGTTACGGATAAGGCTTCTACTACGGGTGGTGTGGGAAAGCTTGCCGGTACATCTGTCGTGACCATTAAAATCATTGATGAAAACGAAAATCCCGTTATTAACCCGCAGACCTTTAAGGTTGATGAGAATTCTCCCAACGGAAAGGTCGTGGGTACGGTAGTCGCAACCGACCCGGACCGCTCTACGGTTTCCTTCGGCAAACTGACCTATTCTATTCCCGTCAACGACGACTCGAATACTTCTAATGACGTGCCCTTTGCCATTAACACGAATACGGGTGTTATTACCGTTTCGGATGTTACCAAGTTGGACTACGAAACGAGCCCGACCTTTAATATTACGGTCAAGGTTGTTGATGGTGGAGGCAAGTCTGCGACGGCAGTCGTTACGATTGACCTGAATGACCTGAACGAAAAACCTCAATGGGACGACGGAAAGGATATTTACGAGGTCTTTGAAAATACTGCCAATGCTACCGTCATTGCAAAGATTGAAATCGTGGATCCAGATGCCTCTGACAAGGCCGACGTGAACCAGTTTATTGCCACTCTTGCCGACAAAAAAACTTCTACGGCAGATGGCAGGCTTCGTGCCCAGGACCTCTTTGGAATTGCGGTTGCCAAGGATACAAGTACAGGTAAAATCTACACGGTTATCTCGGTGACCAACCAGGCGAAACTTAACTACGAAGCCATCGATACTGTATTCAATGTGACCTTGACCTTGACAAACCATGCCGGTGCTACGGATGCCAAGACCCTTACCTTGGATCGCCAGATTAAGGTGAAGGACGAAAACGAAAAACCCGCCGTTGCCAACAAGACCTTCAACATTAAGGAAAACCCGAAGGTCGGTAGTTCGGTGGGCACCGTCACCGGTACGGACCCCGATACGTACAATGCGGTTTATAGCAAGCTCACCTATAGCCTGTTTGATGCCGCCGGGTTTGCCGGGCTTTCTAGCAGCTTCAAGATAAACAGGAACACGGGCGCGATTACCGTTGCCGATAGCACCCAGTTGAATTTCGAAAAGTATTCGTCCATCAAGATCGGCGTTCAAGTTGTGGATGGCGGAAATCTCAAAGCTGCCGGCACAGTGACCATCAATATCTCGAACATAAACGAAAAACCGGAAATCGGCTGCAAATCGGGTGACTCCAATTGCAACGGACCTTTCAAGGTTAACGAAAACAGCAAGACGGGGACGCCGATACACGAATTTGTTGTTAGTGACGTGGATGCCGGCGACTTGGAGTCGGTTACGGCGTCCATTAAGGATAATGGCTCGACCGGTGCCGACAGCTTGTTTAGCGTGACTCTTGAAGGTGGAATTTTGACCATTGTCGTGAAGGACAGCGTGAAACTGGATTACGAAAAGGTCAACCCGGCTCACGAGGTGGTTGTCACGGTGATTGATGCGGGTGGCCTCACAGACACGATTATCCGTATCATCAACGTAATTGACGTGAACGAGGAACCGACTGTCGCCGATGCCGAATTCACGATTGAAGAAAACCTGGCCGTGGGAGACTCCGTGGGCGTGGTGCAAGCCTCTGATCCGGATGTCAAGAATTCTGATTACGGAACGCTTTACTACAGCCTCTTTGACGACGCTGCGACGACCCCGAACGCTTCGAAGTGGTTTGACATTGACTCGAACGGCAAACTGACCGTCAAGGACAACACGCACTTGAATTACGAGGAAGATTCTGTCATTGTGGTGAAGGTCCGCGTAACCGACAAGATCTACTCTGATACGGCTACGGTTACGGTCCATTTGAGCGACGTGAACGAACCTCCGTTCATTGACCCGGATGATGACCCCGATATTCCGCCTGACGACAAGAAGTGCGTGGCGAATTGCGACGAAAAGCCGACGGATCCTGACGATCCTAAGATCCCCACGTACGAAATCAAGGAAAACGTGCCTACCAAAACGGTTGTGTTCGCCTACGTTGTCAAGGATGTGGATGCCGGCGACTTGGCCGAGTTGACACCGACTTTGAAGGACAACAAGGGGACAGGCGTTGATTCCCTCTTTGATGTTGTCATAGAGGACCTCACGGACACTTCCCGCAGGGTGGTGGTTTTTGTGAGGGACAGCGCCAAGCTTAACTTTGAAAATGTGGAACCTTCGCATAGCGTGACCGTGATTGTGAAGGATCCCGATGGAAGCGCGGACTCCCTGGTCTGCGTGATCAACGTGGTCGACGTGAACGAAAAGCCGACCGTCGCCGACGCTGAATTCAAGATTGACGAGAACCTGGCTGTGGGCGATTCTGTGGGCAAGGTGGACGCCTCCGATCCGGATGTCAAGAACGCTGCCTTCGGTACGCTTTATTACAGCCTCTTCGACGATCCCACGACGACTCCGGGTGCTTCGAAATGGTTTGACATTGACTCGAACGGCAAGGTTGCCGTCAAGGACAACAAGCATTTGAATTACGAGGAGGACTCTGTCATTGTGGTGAAGGTCCGCGTGACCGACAAGACCTACTCTGATACGGCTACGGTTACGGTCCATTTGAACGACGTGAACGAAACTCCGAAGATTATCCCCGATGATGACGACGACGGCGATGACGACGAAAAGGACAAGTGCGTAGCCAACTGCGATAATGGCGATGACGAAAAGGGCACTCCGGGCAGCGACAAGAACTTGACGGTCTCTGTGAACGAGAATGTCCCCACGGGAACGCCGGTCATTGCGTACTATGTCGAGGACGAGGATGCTGGTGACGTCGCCCAGTTGGTCCCGAGTATTGTGGACAACAAGAAAACGGGTGTCGACAGCCTCTTTACGGTGGATCTCCAAAAGGAAGGCGACCGTTACAAGGTGGTGGTCTCGGTCAAGGACAGCGCCAAGCTCGACTACGAGAAGGTGGAACGCCTACATGACCTTACCATTGTGGTGGAAGACCCCGATGGCAGCCGGGACTCCGTGGTCCGCAGGATTGTGGTCAACGACGTGAACGAGAACCCGATTGTGAACAAGCAGGAATTCGTGATTTTGGAACATACCAAGAGCGATACGGTTCTCGGGAAGCTGGAATGGGATGATATTGACCTTGTTGAAAAGTTCCGCGACAACGTGTTCAGCGTGATTGGCGGGGATTCGGCCGAATTCGCCATTGCAGAAGACGGTACGATTTCGGCGAAGCATGAGTTTGATTACGAGATTGGCTGGGTTGATGACTCGACTTGGTTCGGCTTTGGTTGGGAAGGCGCCAAGGATTACACCCGCCGTGATACGGTGTTTACCTTGATTGTTGCTCTCACGGACCGCAGGGACCCGACTCTCAAGGATACTACGGAAGTGGTTGTCCATGTGCACAACGTGTTCGAACCGCCGCACCTTACTACGACGGAACTCGCTGTTCCTGAGAATAGCAAGGATTCGACGAAGATTGGAACGTTGGAAGGCGTGGATCTGGATGGCCCTTACACCGTGTTCTCTTATGAACTGGCCGATTCCTCCGATTACGTCTACGTTGCACCCAACGGGGATGTGTTTGTCAAGGATAGCACGCTTTTTGACTTTGAAAACATAAAGTCGTTCGACATCAAGGTTCGCATCCAGGATCCGGACGGCTCTGCATCGGTGGGGACCGTGACCATCAAGATTACCGACGTGAACGAGGCTCCGAAACTGGACAACACCACGTTCGAGGTTGCCGAGGACGCCGACAAGGGAACTGTCGTCGATACGGTCAAGGCGAAGGACCCGGATGTGAACAATCCCGAGTTCAGCAAGCTGACTTACGCACTTGTGGGCGAGAGCGATGTGTTCGAGGTCAAACCCGACGGCTCTATTGTGGTGATTGGGGAACTGGATTACGAGACGACCCCGGTTTACACCATCCAGGTGTCTGTGAACGACGGCGAGTTTACCGATACGGCTGACGTGACCATCAAGGTGACGAACGTCGTAGAACGCTCCTATGTTGAAATCACGAAGGCAGAAAGCAGCGATACGAGCTGGGTGAAGCCCGATACGATTTACACGAACAAGACCGAACTGGAAGTGTTCTGGAGGGAGTGCGCCAACGAGAAGCGCCTGGAAAACTGCAATGTCCAGCAAGAGACTTCTACGCTCAAAGAGGGCAAGAACGTCATTATCAAGACTTACCAGGATCCGACCACGGACAAGCCTGGTGCCGATACGCTGATTGTTTATTACAGCAACTCTGCGCCGACGGTGACGGTCAGCGCCTCTGTTGACGCCATCAAGGCAAAGAACATCTACTCCATTGTGGAACAGACGGATGCCGCCGATACCAACGTTTACGTGAACGAGACCAAGAACGAGGTCACGGTCACGGTGAAGGACCCTGTGACCAAGACGGATACGACGTTCGTAATCAAAGTCGACCTTGCCGATACGGTTACGGTGCCGTCCAACACCTACTCGACGCTTTCTTCGATTGCGGAGAGTGGTGTCGCCTTGAATTTGGATCCTGAATCCAAGGTGGTCCGCGTCCCCGATAACGGCAACGTGGTCAAGGTGCATTATGCCGAAAAGGTGAACGGCAAATCGGTGGTGGTACACTACGTGACAGACAACGATGGCGAAGTGCTCAAGACTCCTGTGGAAAACAGCAAGGGTCAGGTGGACTCCATCGAGGTCATCACAGTCTCTTACGACATGACTATTGGAGGCAAGAAGGTGACCGTCTCTTACCAGGCCGACGCCATTACGGGGGCGGCGCTGTATAAGGATGCCGAGGGCAACCTGATGACCGCCTCTGCCGCCGAGTCCAATTCCAAGAAGGTGGATGCAGGCATGTTCTCGGTCACCTACGAAGCCGAAAGCGACGGGACCGCCTTGCAGGTCGCCTACGTTGTGAACGAAAAGGGTAACCTTGTGAAGAATGCCACGGGCGACCTGGGCTACTCGGTGTCGTACACCTACGTGAACGTTTACGGCAACGCCTCCACTGGTGCGGTGTTCATTGTGCTGGACCAGATCGGGCCGAAGGTCGAGATCATTTCCCCGGTGGATGGCGATATTGTTTACACCAACTTTATCAACGTGGTGTGGACGGTCAACGGCGTTGAACAGGATTCCTTGAACCTGCAGGGCCTGGACAAGGGCGCGAACGTGATTGTGCGCTACTACCAGGACAAGGCCGGCAACATTGCTGCCGATACCATCTTTGTGGTGATGAAGAATGCCAAGGATGTGGCGATCAGCATCGAAAAGCCTGTTACGATCCTCAATGCGGACTCGGTACAGAAGTACTATGCCGACAATCCGCCTAAAGAGGGCCAGAACTTTGCTGTAAGCTTGCTGAATGTCAAGACCCAGAAGGAGAAGGAAACCCTGATTGGCGGCTCCTTTGAAAACAAGGAAGGCAGTGGCGAAGAACCGTATGCCGGCTTGGGAACCCATTTGGGCCCGACCCTTGGTGTTGACGTGAAACTGCCGGTCATTAGTGCCGTGGGTGGTCTCGCCACCCTGGACGACCTGATTGACGACGATGGCCTGGTGTTCCTCGAAGACGTGGAAGCCGGCGAGAAGATGCCCGTGGCCGAGTATGTCAATGAGTACTGCACGGAGGAGTTCGCCGACTCCTATGACTCGGACTTTAGCAAGAATAGTCTCTACAAGACGGTCATCAAAGTGAAAATCTGGATCTACACGAGCCTGGGCGGATTTGTGGACTACTTCACGTTTAAGCAGAGCCTGGACGATCCTGATTTTGTGGATGAATCGGGCCTCCTCAAGATGTACTTTGAAATGAAGCCCGACAAGAACGGCGATGTGCGCACCATTAGCGGCCGCCTGTACTCGACGGGAGCCTATGTGTACAAGACGGAGGTCGAAATCAATTCCACCTTGCAGTGTACGCTGTACCCGAAAAAGCCCAACAACGACCAGCAGAAGGGGATGAAACGCAAGTCCTCCGACGAATTGCTGAAGCCGTTCGGCTACAAACGACCTGAAAAACGCTAG
- a CDS encoding FecR domain-containing protein: MQHIFSLVRFVPVCLLIPGMVFAASAVGKVRHSIGDVQRQKAEQKDWSALKVGSKIFQTDFVRTGAESVVGINFTDGTSINIGENTEVEMSNLFEEIGTGAYRTRLNIKKGFVDFDVKKLIKESTFQFKTGTATASIRGTSGFIGGEDGAFYASLATGKFDIQQKDDGPVMPVVAGETMFGTDSLVTMKLKSSGDKRFAKKLAGIVKKNAKNVQSMMKEVKEADEAHQKALLENNFAITTKSPANVCNEGLTVDGSYTASDPKASLVMMIGKSYTSDNLIRATDGKKHSFSQKVSVNDANKLWTENQVTFVFKAAGNTETQTIEMDVNKTCAQVNQVSPAIKFLSYDSIACNMHVSFANMQDDAGILTMSVDGTPVAEEPVTKNEQKKYKLTSGEHVYTFALKDQAGNDAVFEKRFGCYSVKRFNIDVYGKAKEEVKVPPPPVGMQDRITKTLQFKIKNPENDPVFLHKVTIKQNGKVILQETLGQIQSLDYQVPVNLVRGAQNRFDIEVVHKSGFKAKAQKVFEVR; encoded by the coding sequence ATGCAGCACATTTTTTCTCTTGTCCGTTTTGTCCCGGTCTGCCTGTTGATTCCGGGTATGGTTTTTGCCGCCTCGGCGGTGGGTAAGGTTCGCCACTCCATTGGTGATGTCCAGAGGCAAAAGGCTGAACAAAAGGATTGGTCTGCCCTCAAGGTGGGCAGCAAAATTTTCCAGACGGACTTTGTGCGTACAGGCGCCGAATCTGTTGTGGGCATCAACTTTACGGACGGGACCTCCATCAACATCGGCGAAAATACCGAGGTTGAGATGTCGAATCTGTTCGAGGAAATTGGGACGGGGGCCTACCGCACGCGCTTGAACATCAAGAAGGGCTTTGTGGACTTTGACGTCAAGAAGCTCATCAAGGAATCCACCTTCCAGTTCAAGACTGGCACGGCGACCGCCTCGATTCGCGGTACGAGTGGCTTTATTGGCGGCGAGGATGGCGCGTTTTATGCGAGCCTTGCCACGGGTAAGTTTGACATCCAGCAAAAGGACGACGGTCCGGTGATGCCCGTGGTGGCGGGCGAGACCATGTTCGGTACGGACTCCCTGGTGACCATGAAGCTGAAGTCCTCGGGCGACAAGCGCTTTGCCAAAAAGCTTGCCGGCATTGTAAAGAAGAACGCCAAGAACGTGCAGTCCATGATGAAGGAAGTGAAGGAGGCCGATGAAGCCCACCAGAAGGCGCTCCTCGAAAACAATTTTGCCATCACCACCAAGTCCCCGGCAAATGTTTGCAACGAAGGCCTTACCGTGGACGGCTCCTACACGGCATCGGATCCCAAGGCGTCCTTGGTGATGATGATTGGTAAGTCCTACACCTCTGACAACCTGATTCGCGCCACGGACGGCAAAAAGCACTCCTTCTCGCAGAAGGTTTCCGTGAACGACGCCAACAAGCTGTGGACCGAGAATCAGGTGACGTTCGTGTTCAAGGCTGCCGGGAATACCGAGACGCAGACCATTGAGATGGACGTCAACAAGACCTGCGCCCAGGTGAACCAGGTGTCGCCTGCGATTAAGTTCCTCTCTTACGATTCCATTGCGTGCAACATGCATGTGTCGTTTGCCAACATGCAGGACGACGCCGGTATTTTAACCATGTCGGTAGATGGAACCCCGGTCGCGGAGGAACCCGTTACAAAGAACGAACAAAAAAAATACAAGCTCACAAGCGGTGAGCATGTCTACACCTTCGCCTTGAAGGACCAGGCGGGCAACGACGCCGTTTTTGAGAAGCGGTTTGGCTGCTACTCGGTGAAGCGCTTTAACATTGATGTATATGGCAAGGCGAAGGAGGAGGTGAAGGTGCCGCCTCCGCCGGTGGGGATGCAGGATCGAATTACCAAGACATTGCAGTTTAAGATCAAGAACCCTGAAAATGATCCGGTGTTTTTGCACAAGGTGACCATTAAGCAAAACGGAAAAGTTATTTTACAGGAAACGCTGGGGCAGATTCAATCTTTGGATTACCAGGTGCCGGTAAACTTGGTTCGTGGAGCCCAGAACCGGTTCGATATCGAGGTTGTCCATAAGAGTGGTTTCAAGGCTAAGGCGCAAAAGGTCTTTGAGGTCCGGTGA